GTGTTGATCTTGCCGCCTAGCCCGGGTTCGTCTGTTTCCGGACCGCCACCGGTTGCCTTGCCGTGCAACGCGTACTCGACGCGCCCAAGTTGAGTGCAACCGAGGTTGCCGCCCTCCCCGACGACTCGACACCGCAGGTCTCGGCCGTCTACGCGGATCGCGTCGTTCGCTCGATCGCCGACGTCCGCATTCGACTGCTGTGAGGATTTCACGTAGGTGCCGATGCCGCCGTTCCACAACAGGTCGACCGGCGCGAGAAGTACGGCGCGGATCAGTTCGTTAGGGGTGAGGTGCTCAACCGATGCCGCCAGCCCTAACGCGGTCCGGACCTCAGCAGTAATAGGAATCGACTTCGCCGTCCGCGGAAACACCCCGCCACCGGCACTGATCAGCGTTCTGTCGTAGTCGTCCCAGGAAGATCGCGGCAGCGCGAACAATCGCTCGCGTTCGGCGTACGACGCGGCAGCGTCCGGGTTGGGGTCAACGAAGATGTGCCGGTGATCGAAAGCCCCTACGAGCTTGATATGCCGCGAGAGCAGCATGCCATTGCCGAACACATCGCCCGACATGTCTCCGATGCCGACCGCGGTGAAGTCGGTCGTCTGGGTGTCGATACCGAGCTCTCGGAAGTGCCGCTTGACCGATTCCCAAGCCCCTCGGGCGGTGATGCCCATCGCCTTGTGGTCGTACCCGACAGATCCACCGGAGGCGAATGCGTCCCCGAGCCAGAAACCTGCCTCGATCGCCTCCGTATTGGCGAAATCGGAAAAACTCGCCGTTCCCTTATCGGCGGCCACGACCAGGTATGGATCATCGCCGTCGCGACGCACGACACCGGTCGGAGACACAACCGCACCGGACACCCGGTTGTCCGTGATTCGGAGCATGGCCCGGATGAACTCGCGATAGCACGCCACCCCCTCGGCCGACCATGCTTCGCGATCCACTTGCGGATCCGGCAATCTCTTGGCGAGGAATCCACCCTTGGCGCCAGTCGGCACGATGACGGTGTTCTTCACCATCTGAGCCTTCACGAGGCCAAGAATCTCGGTACGCATGTCCTCGCGGCGATCGGACCACCGCAAACCGCCGCGGGCTACCTCACCGAAGCGCAGGTGCACTCCCTCGAAGCGGGGTGAGTAGACCCAGATTTCCCGGTATGGTCTGGGTTCTGGCAAATCGGGAACACGTTTCGGATCAAGTTTCAGCGTGATCGCTTCGTGCGGGTGCGGTGCGCCCTGATAGAAGTCGGTGCGTAGCGTCGCATCGATTGCACCCATCAGCGCAGAGAGGATCCGGTCCTGCTCCAGGCTGGCGACTTCTGCTAGCTCCGCGGTGAGGTCGTCGCGCAATCGGGCGGCTTCTGCCGTTCGATTACCGGTATACGCCGGATCGAACAGCGCACTGAACAAGGCCACGGCGCGGCGGACGATCCGCGGATTGCCCACCAGCGCCTGCTCGACATACGTTCTGCTGTAGTTCAGCGCACCCATCCGCAGATATCTCACATAAGCGCGTAGCAGCGCGACCTGCCGCCACGTCAGGTCGGCGGCCGAAATCAGCGCGTTCAGTCCGTCACTGTCCGCGACCCCACTCCACGCCGCCGCGATGGTCTCGGTGAGACGGTCAGCGAGATCGTCGGCCAGCTCACCCTCCGCTGTTGCGGTCATCGCAAAGTCGTAGATCCACACTTGGTGGTGGTTGCCGTCGCCATCCAGAACGTCGAAGTCGAACGTGTCTTCGTCGCTGACTTCCATGCCCAGGTGCTGGAGAATCGGCAGCACCTCGGACAACAGCACCGGCCGGTCGATCGTGTAGATCTTCAACCGATAGGCATCGCGTTGTAGCTCGTCGGCACCGGAAACGTCGATGTGTCCAGTTTCTTGTCCGGGGAGGGCCAGCCGCAGCGCCATCCCGGCGCTCGCTGCCGGATCACCGACCGCGTCCACGGAGGATGCATCCACCTGCTCAATTCCGCGCAGTACGTCAATATCAGCGACTGCAGCGCTCGCGCCGTAGGCCGCTCGATACCCGGCCGGCATAGCATCGGCGAACCGTTCGATCGAGGCTTGCTCGCGCGGATCGAGGTCGCGGAGCACGTCGGCGAGGTCGTCGTCCCAGGACCGCGACGCAGCCACGATCTGCGCCTGCAACTCTGCGACAGCCTCTGGCGTAAGCGTGTCGGCCGCAGCGCCATCCGGTACCCGGATCACGAATTCGAGCCGGGCAAGTGGTCCCTCGCCTGCCCTGGTGGAGTAGTCGTAGGAGGTCCCGCCGAGAGTGGACATCAGGATCTCGGTCATCCGCAGCCGCACCGGAGTCGAGTACCGGTCACGGGAGAGGAATACCAGCGCCGTGTAGTAGCGGCCGTAGTCGTCACGACGCAAGAACAGTCGCGTGAGCCGTCGCTCGGGTAGCCGCATGACTGCCAGCGCGAGCGCGAGGATTTCCTCAACTCCCGCTTGCAGTAGCTGGTCGCGCGGCAAACTCTCCAAGACGTCGCGGAGATCCTTGGCAACATGCGAACCGGCCGGAAATCCAGCTGCCTTCAGAACTTCGCGAACCTTCCGTCGGATCACCGGCACACCTTCGAGCCGTTGTCGGTATGCCGCAGAGGTCAGTAGTCCAAGGAAGCGACGTTCACCGACCACATCACCATTGGCGTTGAAGATCTTCACGCCGATGTAGTCCAGGTAGGCATTCCGGTGCACCGTCGAACGCGACGAAGCCTTGGTCAGGTTGAGTAGCCGCTTCTCACGGGCTTTTGCCGCAGCGGGCCCGGGCAATGGGCGCGGCGCCTGCGGTTCTGTCAAGCGCAACAAGCCCAAACCGGTGCCCTGCACTGGCTGCAACGCGTCGACCCCGTCAACTTTGCGCAGCCGGTACTCGCGGTACCCGAGGAACGTGAAATGGTTAGCCACCAGCCATTCGAGCAACTCGATGCCGTCCTCGACGTCCACTTCTGCGATTCCGTGAGGCGGCGACTCACGCAGTTCGTCGACGATGGCGCTGGCCCGATCAACCATTGGCTTCCAGTCGGCGACGGCGGCCTCCACGTCCGCCAGTACACTGCGCAGTGCCTCGGCGAGCTCATCGACGGCCGCCTCTGACTGTGGTCCGATCACGTCGACGTGGATCCAGGACTCGTCACCGCCTGCGGTTTCTCCTCGGCGAACGGCATCACCAAATCGGCCGGCGCGATCGCGAGTCACGTTCAACACGGGGTGAACGAGGAAGCGGACCGTGTAACCCCGGCGCAGAATCTCGGCGATGACTGAGTCGACGAGGAAGGGCTTGTCGTCGGTGACGATGTCTACCGACGCACGCGCCGCAGATGTGCTGCGCGCCGACACCTTGGTCTTCCCCGCAGCGCGTTCGGCACCAAAATCCAGATGAGTACGAGCGATAGCGGCTAGGTCATCAGCGGAGCGGACGATGAGGTCTTCGGCTATCGCATCGGCGTAGTAGGCACGCGCAAACGTCGCTGCGGCGTCCAGTTCAACACCATCGGGCAGCGCGTCGTGATCGGACTCGATCGCGCGAACAACGTCCTCGAGGAGCGCTATGACCTCAGCGTTATCGACAGTGGCAGTGGAATGGAAGGAGTGGTCGGTGCTCACCGGTCGGCCTCCGCAAGACGTCGCGTCATGGTCCCTACACCCCGGAGGGTAGTCACCAGTGGAGGTCGATGACCAGGTTCGTTGAATGAGCCCTCGACGAACGTGACAGGAACGGAGCCGGTCATCCACTCGGCCGGCGGCGTGAATGCCGGCGGGGCGCGGCGTTCAGAGCGCTCTCGCCAGCAATACCGCCATGCGGTTCCAGACGTGCGCCTAGTAAGTTACCGACGCTCGCCAACTCGCTGTCGCGTGATGACCACGGTCATCAACCACGGCAAGTATGGTTTGCGGGGTCGGATATCGCACGGATCGAGGACGAATGTTGCAGCGGTTGTCATCGAGAACAGTATTCGGGCTTCCGTTCTGGACCTTTATCGGGATCGTCGGTGTCCTGGTGAGTTTCTTAGGATCGGCGATCCTCAACGTCCTGATCATGCCGTGGAGCGGCACGGCCGACTCCAATGCCCATATGGACTACGTGTACCAAATTCACCACGGACACATTCCTGCGCCGTTCGGTTACGAATGGAACCACCCGGGGCTCCCGGAAGCCAGCACGCGCACCGAGCGGCAGTGGGCATCAGCCCACCCGCCGTTGTTCTATTACCTCGCCTCGTTGGTTTCCGGGCCCTTCATGGATGATGGCGAATGGGTCAAAGCCATCGTCGCGACTCGGCTGCTCAACGCACTCTTTGGCGGCTTGGTCGTCGTGGCTCTCGCATGGGCGGGCTGGCAGCTCGGCGGTTCGCGGCGCGCCATCCTCGCAGTCGCTGCCCCTGCGATCGGCGCGCTGGTCGGCGGTATGAACCGCTTTACCGGCAATGAGTACAACGACACCTTGGTATCGCTGTTCGCCATCGTCAGCTTGACCCTGGCGGCGATTATCCTGCGCGACGGTCCAACACCACGACGTCTCATCCTCCTGCTTCCCCTCGCCGCAGGCGGAATGGCCTCGAAAGCCACCTACGCGTTCGCGTTGATCCTCGTTCTGATCGCCGTCGTCGTTGCGTTCTTCCTGCATCGTCGACCCGACCCCAACGCCGAACCACGCTCGATCGCGCGAACCGGGCTCCTCGGCGTTGGATGGTGCGCTGCCATACTCGCGTTCGTCGCAGCCACCATCGGCTGGTTCTACCTGCACAACCATCAGTTGAGCGGCTCCTGGTTCCGATCCACCCCCAAAGGAGCACTCCAGAACCGCCCACGACAAACGATGATGGACGTCCTCACCAACGAGAAGTACTACAAGGTCGTTCCTGAAGGACTACTCGGGCGGGAGAGTTGGAACGGTGTCTGGCCGCACAACCTACAACTCTCCATGGCGATCGCAATTACGTGCGTACTGCTGCTCCTCGCGCGGCTGGTCACCCGTGGCCGGTGGCGCGGCCTGCTCGCGATCACACCGCAGAACGCCATTTGGCTCATGTTATTGGCGCACCTTGTCGGTCATTACGTCGCACAACTGCAACAGGCCACCGGTTGGGGCGCGATCAACTATCGCTACTTCCAGCCTGCGACATTGACCATCACGCTCATACTGGCATTCGGCGTCACGGCGTGGCGCCGACTCGGCCCACTTCTCGTGACGATCCTTACCGCGATATTCGCCGCGGGCATGTTGCTGAGCTTCGCTGCCTACCTCGCGCGCGCCTACCCTGACCTGGGTGCCGCCGACAGCATCTGGACGGGTCTGTCGAATGCGCTAACGCAGAATGAGCTCCCAGAAGTCCTCGCCCCGATCGCGGTTAGTCTGCTCTTCCTCGGGGTCGTCATCACGGCTGGATCCCTGTTCGCCGGCCAACTGTTCAGCGCAAACTTCCTGAACGCACCCGCGGTCGAAACCGGTCCGGAAGATGCCGTGAATCCGTCGAACGTCGCTGCCGCCAAGGAACGCGCCAGCGTTCAACACGACGATGTCGAAGCAAATGACGCGCGAGGGAACGGCACTACGCAGTCAATGCGCGACGATGGATAAAGGCTGCTCGGGCGGCCTTATACGGCCGACACATCAATAGCGCATCGAGCCGAACGACGCGCTAACCGACCGTCCAGGAACCAGACAGGACAATGAGGCCTGGCTCCGTCACCGCATGCGCGGAACGCACGCGAATGTCAAACGCTTGGTCCAGGTAGTCGTACGTGTGTCCCTTATCCACGATCGCCGTAGAGATCGCATAATTCCCCGGTTGCATTGGCACCGCGTCCATCCGGAAGGAAACGAATCCGGCGCCGGCTGCCACGGAAATCGCACCCTCGTAGCCCGAATTCGGGCCCGCGAGCGACGCCCCGGATTCGTGCAAGAGCCCGAGGCCGAAGGTGAGGTTCTCCAACGGTTCCTCGGCCTTGAAGTTGATCCGGAGTTCGCACGGCTCACCGGTCTTGATGAACGGGCATATCTCGCCATTCGCGTCACGAGTTTCGAAGGAGGTCACCCGAATCTCGCCGGACCCGCGACGATGCGAGCCCATGTCCTGGAGACCCTCGGTATCTGCGCCGGTCGCATCTTGTTCCTCGAGCGCGGCCGTCTCGCGTTCGTTGACGACCCCGAGGTACTTGTCGATGAGTTCGCGCGCAGGACCCACGCCCATCAGGCGACCCTTGTCTAGCCAAGCGACCTCGTCACAGAGGTCTGCGACGATGCCGAGGCTATGCGAGACGACGACGATGGTCACGCCGCGCTGGCGCAGCTTATACAGGTGTTCAAAACACTTGCGTTGGAATTCCTCATCACCGACCGCGATGACCTCATCGATGATGAGGATCTCCGGATCGAGGTTCACGGCAATCGCAAATCCGAGCCGGACGTACATTCCGGATGAGTAGACCTTCACCGGGGTATCGATGAACTCGCGCAAGCTCGAGAAGTCAATGATCGACTCGATCGCGGCATCGATCTGCTTACGGTTCATCCCGAGGATCGAGCCGTTGAGGTAGATGTTCTCTCGGCCGGTGAGTTCGGGATGGAATCCCGCCCCCAACTCGAGCATCGCGGAGATTCGGCCGTGACTGACGATCGACCCAGTCGTGGTGCGGTGAATACCGGCAATCAACTTCAACAACGTCGACTTACCGGAGCCGTTGTGCCCGATTAACCCGAATGTCTTGCCGCGAGGGATGGTAAACGAGACGTCGTGCAGGGCCCAAAACACGTCACCGCTGCTGGTACGCCGCCGCGATGTGAAGATTTCCTTCAGATTGGTCTTGCGATCGGCGAAGACTCGGAACTTCTTCGACACATCATTTACTTCAATTGCCGCGCCCAGATCTTGCTCGGGCTCCTCCCGAGTGAAATCCAGGTCGGTCTCGACGTCCCGGTCAGTAGTCATCACAGATCCTCGCTGATGTCTGCGGAGCGGCGCTGGAAGTAGGTCCAGCCGACGAATAGGACGGTGCAACTGACCACAACCATATAAATCATATGGTCAAGGTCCGGCATCCGCAGATCCCACACGACGTTCCGAAATGCTTCCACGAAGACGGTGATCGGGTTGTAATCGTATGCGCGGAGCCATGGATGGGCGGCGTACTGCCCGTGCACCAGTTCGACCGGATAAATGATCGGCGCACTGTAGAAGAGCAGCCCGAAAAGGACGCCCGCAATATGTGTCATATCGCGAAAGCGCGCGTTGATGGTCGCGAGTATCAGACCGACCCCTACTGAGAACGCTAGCCACAGCGCCAGCAGCACAGGCAGCAGGAGCCACGACCATCCGACGTTCATCACGATCAGCAAGATCGCGAGCAAGAGGCCAAACTCGATCGCCGTCTGGTTGAGGACGGCAAGCGCCGAACCCAGCACCGGCGCAAAGGGCGGGAAGTAGATCTTTCGCAGGAGCGGGCCCGCGGACAATAGCGCGCCCATGGAGCCCAGCGCGACACTGTTGAACAGGTTCCAGACCGCCAGGGCTGCGAACAGGTAAATCGGGAAACTCTGTAGCGTGCCGTTGCCGGCAACGCGCGGCTCAAACTTCATGATGAAGCCGAAGACGATGCTGTACGTGAGGAGGGTCGCGAGCGGGCTGATCAACGACCAAGCCGATCCCAGCAGACTTCCCTTGTATCGGCCCTTGAGCTCACGTGACGCGAAGTTGCCGATGAGCCCGCGGTACTGCCACACCTGCGCGAATCCGTTGGACCTACCACTCATGGCGCGCTTCACCTCATTCCTGTCCGCTTGAGTCGCGGATCAATGTCGACTGCTCATCGTACGAACTGCGCACGCGCACGAACCCGTTTCGTGCTGTCTAACTCAGCACAACGTCACGCAGAGCCAACAAGTAACTACGCCCGTACCGGCTACTCGGCTCCAACACCGCGGCCTCTGCCCACTCGTTCCACGCGTTGATGAAGATGACGCGCTCGTCGTGCGGACGGGTCACCACGGCTTCGGCCAGCGCACAAACCCACCTGCGGAACAGATACGGATTCGACCCCCACCACAGATCGGGAGCCCACTGGCGCCGGGCAGTGTTGTCGAAAGTCACCATCGCGCCTGGGAAGTGATCGTGTCCCAGTGAGCCTCGTAGCCTCGCGATCGCGTCATCGACGACCTCCCGGTAGCCGAGGATGTTGCCGCGGAACTTCGGGTGCACCTTCAGCGGATGCCGATCGATGTGCGCGTAGGTCATATTGTGCGGCGGGAAGTCCAGCGAACCGTCGAGACCGTGGTCGGCGTTCGTTCCGCTGAGGCCGTCGAATCGAGATCCGACATCGACCGCGAGAATCTTCAATTCGCCGAGGCCCAGCTCTCTGGCGCGACTCCGCCAGTTCGCGACGACGTCACCGAAGTTTGCCATCTGCGCGGGACGGTAGACCGCGAGCACCTTCTTGCCGCTGATCGTGAGGTAACGGTCGTCGGCGAGAAACTCGGCGACGTCATCGATGAAGTTCTCGGCTGGCACATGCTCATAGTCCTGGGCGATCAGGACGTGCTCATCAGCGCCGTCCCACCGACGAGTCCAGTTCTCATTGGCCCACATCAGACAGAACGGGAAGTTCAGGTCACTGGCCAGCATCTGTTCGATCGGCTGACTCATCAAGCGCTTACCGGCGAACCAGTAGTAGTAGTACATAAAGCCCTCGACGCCAGCGAACTTCGCGAGGTTAGCCTGATCGACGCGGGCTTGCGATGTACGCAGGTCGTAATAACCGAGGTCAGTCGGCACCATGGGCTGATAATGACCGTGGTAAACCGGCTGCGCGGAGGCGACGTTCAACCACTCGGTAAACCCGGTTCCCCACCAGCGGTTGTTCTCCTCGAACGGATGGAACTGTGGCAGATAGAACGGCACAGCCCTAACCCGATGCGGGATCTCTCGGCCGTCGAATCGACGCCATGCCGATGGGTCCGCTGATGCGGGAACAGCCTTGCGCTCTTCTGTCGATAACGCTGCTTGTTCGGTCAGAACGCCGATCAGACGTTCGATCGCGTGAGCAGTCGTGGCATTGTTCTGCCCCTTCTCTGGCTCGAAATCGACCTCAGATAGGCACAGCGCACGTAGTCCCTGCAAAACGAATCCGCGACACCAGTACATCGAGCCGGCCGCGAACCTAAGCGACTTCTGGTCGATATCCAACTGGACACGATTCGCCAGTTGCTGGGTTGCCCACTCGTTGTCGCCCCAGAACTCCGGGCCAAGCACGGATTCATTCGCGGTGACTACACCGAGCGACGGGGCAGATGCGAATCCGTTGAGGATCTCGCTCACATTCTCAGTGGTACCGAGCAGGTCGTCGTAGAAGGACCCCCGCCACTGTTCACCAGTGTTCGAGAAGCCCTCATGCGACTCCCGCCACTGACTCTTCTTCGTGTGGACCTTAAGAATAACTGGATACGGGTCGATCACGCCGCTGTTGATCAGCGCGATGGTCGGCCAGATGTCCCGTCCGCGGTTCAGAATCGGGTATTCCCGGTGGTTACGCAAATTTGCGATATCCGTCGGCACGTGAACCTTGGTGCCTGACGCGTTCGTGATGAGCAGATCGAAGGGAACCGGGATCGTCCGCAACTGCTCAAGCAGTTCGTCCACCAGATCCACGTAATATACGTGCATCACGACCGCGACCGACGCTGGATCCTCGATCGTTACACCGGGTTCCATGCGCCACTCATCAGGGAAACCGGTGAACCGGCCTGCCGTGCCCACATCGACCCAGTCATTGAAATTCGGTCGTTCATAAGGGGGCTCCGGCGGGACACCGTACCCCTCAGGAAGTTCCTTACCCAAGATCGCGTATAGGCGTTTACGCGGTGCGATCTTGCTGCGCACCTTCATCGCGCCCTTGATCAGTTCGATCTTGGCCTTGCCCGCGTGTCGTCGCACGCTCATCCACACACTTCCTTACAACCATTCGTCGAGCTGAATGCCCCACAAATTCTGGACGACATCTCGAAGCTGATCTCCATCGTGTGCCAACGAAGGATCCAGCAAGAGTTGGCGCTTGACGAACGGTACGCCGTTGGCGAGCAACTGCCGCCATCCTCCGATGGTGGGATTGACTACATCGCGGCTGAACCGCGACGCCGGCACGAATGCCTGTTTCGTGTAGCCGTGGACAGCCAGAAAGGACTCGAACCCGACCTCGTAGCGCTCAATCAGTTGTTGCTTCGTGGGCTCGATCCGGATTCCATTCCAGAAATTGCGCATCGGCTCTTCGGCCAAAGCACCGTATCGAGCGCCACGGAAGAACGACTGCAAGTGTGGGTTGAACTGTCGCGATTCGCACAAGCCCCAGAGGTCGGCCGTGGACTGCTCGAAGTGCGCGATGATTGGTTCCAGGCTGGCGAACGGGCCGACGAGCGAGTCGTTCACCACCAGGACGTAGGGCGCTGCCAGCCAGTCTGCGTGACGGCTCATACCCACCGCCCATGACCCGAAGTCGTAGCCCACGTTAGGTCGGCGAAGCGTGACGAGCCGGGATGTATCCACGTCGGCGCGAGAATGGTGTTGAAGCGGGCGCTTGTCCTCACACGTCGTGATGAGAACCGTGAGGTACCCAGCCTGCTGCAGTTGTGCGACAAGTTCGCTCGTAGAGCGCGCCTGCTGCGCGTCCGGTGACCATGAAGCGACGAACGCAACTCGTTCGGGGGCTGCATCGCGGTGGCAGTCCGTCTCGACTACGTAGTCGTCAAGCGGCACCTGTCGAGGACTGCGGCTCATTCGATCAATCATCGACGGTTGAAAGCCGACTTTGCTCGCGAGATCCATGAATCTCGCCCCCCGCGGAGTTGGCGTACGGTCTCGCGGGCGCTGTCCCGCTCCTGCGTAATTTCCTGAATCACGCGGTCCGATTCGAGGGCGAGGGGGCGAAGCCGCTCGATCTCGGCAGTCAGCAGTCGCAGATCTTCGTCGGCCGCGGATTTGCTCACCTGTTCGCGCAACTCCTCAAGCTCTTGGACGGCCGCGTCGCGCGTCGCGAGTAGTTCCGTGGTAGTCACGCTTGCGCCGCGGTCATGCATCAGGAACTCGGAGGTGCCGACCTGCTCGGCGAACGGTGCGAATCGTCGGTCTTTCTCGAAGACGACGATCGAATCGTGGAAGTGGATTCCATCGACTTCGTCAGTCCA
The nucleotide sequence above comes from Cumulibacter soli. Encoded proteins:
- a CDS encoding ArnT family glycosyltransferase yields the protein MLQRLSSRTVFGLPFWTFIGIVGVLVSFLGSAILNVLIMPWSGTADSNAHMDYVYQIHHGHIPAPFGYEWNHPGLPEASTRTERQWASAHPPLFYYLASLVSGPFMDDGEWVKAIVATRLLNALFGGLVVVALAWAGWQLGGSRRAILAVAAPAIGALVGGMNRFTGNEYNDTLVSLFAIVSLTLAAIILRDGPTPRRLILLLPLAAGGMASKATYAFALILVLIAVVVAFFLHRRPDPNAEPRSIARTGLLGVGWCAAILAFVAATIGWFYLHNHQLSGSWFRSTPKGALQNRPRQTMMDVLTNEKYYKVVPEGLLGRESWNGVWPHNLQLSMAIAITCVLLLLARLVTRGRWRGLLAITPQNAIWLMLLAHLVGHYVAQLQQATGWGAINYRYFQPATLTITLILAFGVTAWRRLGPLLVTILTAIFAAGMLLSFAAYLARAYPDLGAADSIWTGLSNALTQNELPEVLAPIAVSLLFLGVVITAGSLFAGQLFSANFLNAPAVETGPEDAVNPSNVAAAKERASVQHDDVEANDARGNGTTQSMRDDG
- a CDS encoding ABC transporter permease gives rise to the protein MSGRSNGFAQVWQYRGLIGNFASRELKGRYKGSLLGSAWSLISPLATLLTYSIVFGFIMKFEPRVAGNGTLQSFPIYLFAALAVWNLFNSVALGSMGALLSAGPLLRKIYFPPFAPVLGSALAVLNQTAIEFGLLLAILLIVMNVGWSWLLLPVLLALWLAFSVGVGLILATINARFRDMTHIAGVLFGLLFYSAPIIYPVELVHGQYAAHPWLRAYDYNPITVFVEAFRNVVWDLRMPDLDHMIYMVVVSCTVLFVGWTYFQRRSADISEDL
- a CDS encoding ABC transporter ATP-binding protein, with the protein product MTTDRDVETDLDFTREEPEQDLGAAIEVNDVSKKFRVFADRKTNLKEIFTSRRRTSSGDVFWALHDVSFTIPRGKTFGLIGHNGSGKSTLLKLIAGIHRTTTGSIVSHGRISAMLELGAGFHPELTGRENIYLNGSILGMNRKQIDAAIESIIDFSSLREFIDTPVKVYSSGMYVRLGFAIAVNLDPEILIIDEVIAVGDEEFQRKCFEHLYKLRQRGVTIVVVSHSLGIVADLCDEVAWLDKGRLMGVGPARELIDKYLGVVNERETAALEEQDATGADTEGLQDMGSHRRGSGEIRVTSFETRDANGEICPFIKTGEPCELRINFKAEEPLENLTFGLGLLHESGASLAGPNSGYEGAISVAAGAGFVSFRMDAVPMQPGNYAISTAIVDKGHTYDYLDQAFDIRVRSAHAVTEPGLIVLSGSWTVG
- a CDS encoding NAD-glutamate dehydrogenase — encoded protein: MSTDHSFHSTATVDNAEVIALLEDVVRAIESDHDALPDGVELDAAATFARAYYADAIAEDLIVRSADDLAAIARTHLDFGAERAAGKTKVSARSTSAARASVDIVTDDKPFLVDSVIAEILRRGYTVRFLVHPVLNVTRDRAGRFGDAVRRGETAGGDESWIHVDVIGPQSEAAVDELAEALRSVLADVEAAVADWKPMVDRASAIVDELRESPPHGIAEVDVEDGIELLEWLVANHFTFLGYREYRLRKVDGVDALQPVQGTGLGLLRLTEPQAPRPLPGPAAAKAREKRLLNLTKASSRSTVHRNAYLDYIGVKIFNANGDVVGERRFLGLLTSAAYRQRLEGVPVIRRKVREVLKAAGFPAGSHVAKDLRDVLESLPRDQLLQAGVEEILALALAVMRLPERRLTRLFLRRDDYGRYYTALVFLSRDRYSTPVRLRMTEILMSTLGGTSYDYSTRAGEGPLARLEFVIRVPDGAAADTLTPEAVAELQAQIVAASRSWDDDLADVLRDLDPREQASIERFADAMPAGYRAAYGASAAVADIDVLRGIEQVDASSVDAVGDPAASAGMALRLALPGQETGHIDVSGADELQRDAYRLKIYTIDRPVLLSEVLPILQHLGMEVSDEDTFDFDVLDGDGNHHQVWIYDFAMTATAEGELADDLADRLTETIAAAWSGVADSDGLNALISAADLTWRQVALLRAYVRYLRMGALNYSRTYVEQALVGNPRIVRRAVALFSALFDPAYTGNRTAEAARLRDDLTAELAEVASLEQDRILSALMGAIDATLRTDFYQGAPHPHEAITLKLDPKRVPDLPEPRPYREIWVYSPRFEGVHLRFGEVARGGLRWSDRREDMRTEILGLVKAQMVKNTVIVPTGAKGGFLAKRLPDPQVDREAWSAEGVACYREFIRAMLRITDNRVSGAVVSPTGVVRRDGDDPYLVVAADKGTASFSDFANTEAIEAGFWLGDAFASGGSVGYDHKAMGITARGAWESVKRHFRELGIDTQTTDFTAVGIGDMSGDVFGNGMLLSRHIKLVGAFDHRHIFVDPNPDAAASYAERERLFALPRSSWDDYDRTLISAGGGVFPRTAKSIPITAEVRTALGLAASVEHLTPNELIRAVLLAPVDLLWNGGIGTYVKSSQQSNADVGDRANDAIRVDGRDLRCRVVGEGGNLGCTQLGRVEYALHGKATGGGPETDEPGLGGKINTDAIDNSAGVDTSDHEVNIKILLARAIEAGELEPAARADLLRSMTDEIAAMVLEDNYDQNVTLQVEEANSLLLADAHRRLIGQLEESGLLNRALELLPTDSQLRERNRAGRGLTSPELAVLLAYSKLLLEGWVLDSDLPEDPAYQHLLTNYFPEALHTDYPTAMSSHPLRRQIIATLITNRIINNAGPTGPMRMIEETGAAPDAVFRAQTAGNRIFDLPGLFDAVTELDNVVPSAVQTSLRNDVQRLVERSTRWMLRNLPQPVDVVQTVEAYADGVAQVREVLPAALKGVDQESFAARAAELSENGVPDEAARRFAALPKSVASLDIIGLARSGDQPIAKVASAYCLIADELQLSRLLELIIHLPRDARWRSMARGALRDDLNGAHAELTAAVLAHPGTDVAEQLAGWQDSLPRSSRQALEMLASILSMDTVDLAAIVVAVQLVRSLVVGTVTTH
- a CDS encoding glycoside hydrolase family 99-like domain-containing protein: MSVRRHAGKAKIELIKGAMKVRSKIAPRKRLYAILGKELPEGYGVPPEPPYERPNFNDWVDVGTAGRFTGFPDEWRMEPGVTIEDPASVAVVMHVYYVDLVDELLEQLRTIPVPFDLLITNASGTKVHVPTDIANLRNHREYPILNRGRDIWPTIALINSGVIDPYPVILKVHTKKSQWRESHEGFSNTGEQWRGSFYDDLLGTTENVSEILNGFASAPSLGVVTANESVLGPEFWGDNEWATQQLANRVQLDIDQKSLRFAAGSMYWCRGFVLQGLRALCLSEVDFEPEKGQNNATTAHAIERLIGVLTEQAALSTEERKAVPASADPSAWRRFDGREIPHRVRAVPFYLPQFHPFEENNRWWGTGFTEWLNVASAQPVYHGHYQPMVPTDLGYYDLRTSQARVDQANLAKFAGVEGFMYYYYWFAGKRLMSQPIEQMLASDLNFPFCLMWANENWTRRWDGADEHVLIAQDYEHVPAENFIDDVAEFLADDRYLTISGKKVLAVYRPAQMANFGDVVANWRSRARELGLGELKILAVDVGSRFDGLSGTNADHGLDGSLDFPPHNMTYAHIDRHPLKVHPKFRGNILGYREVVDDAIARLRGSLGHDHFPGAMVTFDNTARRQWAPDLWWGSNPYLFRRWVCALAEAVVTRPHDERVIFINAWNEWAEAAVLEPSSRYGRSYLLALRDVVLS
- a CDS encoding rhamnan synthesis F family protein, giving the protein MSRSPRQVPLDDYVVETDCHRDAAPERVAFVASWSPDAQQARSTSELVAQLQQAGYLTVLITTCEDKRPLQHHSRADVDTSRLVTLRRPNVGYDFGSWAVGMSRHADWLAAPYVLVVNDSLVGPFASLEPIIAHFEQSTADLWGLCESRQFNPHLQSFFRGARYGALAEEPMRNFWNGIRIEPTKQQLIERYEVGFESFLAVHGYTKQAFVPASRFSRDVVNPTIGGWRQLLANGVPFVKRQLLLDPSLAHDGDQLRDVVQNLWGIQLDEWL